CATTTGTGAAGTAATTGATCATCCAGACGTTAAGAGAAGAGGTGAGGCAATTCGAATATATTACGTATCGAATATTTATTGAAGTAACAATGAATTCTATATTGATTAAAAGGTTCGAGACCGTCTACGGGTAATATGGCGATTCCGGACAAGTATATTCTCGTAACCAACAACGAACTCGTACGCCCTCGATACTTTCTGGTTTACACAAGACCTAAAGTGAAGACTGTGAAAGTTACTAGTTTCGTAGAGCGTCACaagtttgttttgttcctAAGCCTTTACGTCTCACTCCTTCTCGCAATCGGCCTAGCCAAAAAAGTTGCTGTTTGACATATGCTTGCATGTATAGTGTTTATTTAAACTGAGAATTTTATTCCTCTGgtcacataattttttatttcaatagcACACAATATTTTGATACCAATCGTTTAAAGAATTTTATACATTCAGCGATGAAAGCCTAAACACACTTGTTCAGTACGGATTTTTATCAAGCCCATGATAATCCCAGTGAGTTTTGTACCACCCATAGAGTTTCACAGGATCAGTCTTGAGTTTCTTCCATTGAGCTTCTTGAAGTTTTGCTCTATCTACAAcgaaatatagaaaaataacTAATTTGATACTTTTACATTTACAAAAGACATACCATGTTCTGCTTTAGAGGCAGATGTTGTGGCAGATGCAGACTTTACTGCTTCGTTCTTGGCAACTTTGGGGGCACGTTCTGTAGGCAATTTCTTCCCGGTAGCAACCAAGTCAAAGTTTACTCTATAACTAGAAAAGGTTAAACTGGAAGTAATGGACAcaacataaaataaatgaaatactCTGGACACGAAGGGTAGAAACTGGTACTAGGTCTGACAACCATTGGCTGATGTCTAGTTGCTGTAGAACTGGTAGGTAGCTCAGAAGCTGGTAGCCGAATCGTGGGAAGGTTGATGACAGGTTGTGGGGGAGGAACAGTAAATTCACCCTCAGCTCTCTTTCGTTTTTGGACGTGCTTTTCGTGCTTCATCAAATGCTTTAAAtctaaaacaagaaaagcaaACATAAATAATGCTATAATGACAGTAAGTGAGCAATCAAAACAACCTTTGGCAAACTGTTCGAGATGGTTATCGGGTACATTTTTCAAACCCATCTCATCAAGAATGCCACGAACTTCTTCCAAAGTAAAATCCATGTATtatgtgttttaaaaaatacgtcTCTTCACTCTcttgtataaaaatataaaaatatctatTCTACGATTCTAGTcaaacttaaaagaaaattgctgGCATCTGATGCGATTACAACACCCAGCCtctttaaatattcaaaacagACTACGAGCAGACGAAGCCTTTTCTCACTCGTTACCTCGTTGCTGCGCGGAGAAGAACGTGTCGAATCAAGTGCAGGACCGAATTTATTTATGTGTGTAACGACTCGTTTCGAATCGTTGACGAATTATTAATAACTACACTTTCTTTGACTGGTGATGTATTGTTGCTGGCTGGAGCTGAGGAACTTCTTGGCAAGCACACGGTTGACAAGACAATGCGGCCCCACATCTTTCCAGAGGTAACTGCCATGAAATGGAGAATTTCGCGACCTTGTAACCAAAAACCAGAGAGTCGACAGTGGGGACATGTTTATGGATTGGCACTGAAGCGTTCAATTCTTAATAGAGTCTCCACAAATGTATCCATGTATGTATAGTTATGTGCGTGCCATTCCGGTTCATAATTCGATGATTGATGAGCGACTTTGGCATGCCAAAATGCAATCTCAGTGACGTGGTCGTTCGTGCAGTTATTTAAAGAATCGGACATTGCAAttgtttttgaataaatttgcTTAGAATTGTCAGTATTAGAATAATTGTGGTGCACCAGGTTATATACTTGATGTACCGTATTCATGGCTAATCTATAAACATAGAGATTATAATATAGTGACACAGAGattaattataataatgtTGTCCATGATTCGAAAACCTCACAACTCTCAATTGCtctctttaaaattttagatGGTCATTACAGTGACATGCAGATTCCGAAAAGCTCCTTTTCCAAATCAAGATTGAATTATCcatgattttcaaaatatgtgCACCGGGGTAAGTGAATCAAATTCAGTTTAAGTATATCTTCCTTATTTTGGCAGCAAGAGTCGATCGTAATTATATTGTTTGGGAACCGATTTCGAATTCGATTGATATTCCGCTGTTCTCTTTCAATGACGTTCTCCTTTTATGGATGGCGTCTCTTTTTACTGTTCTTTTTAGAAAGAATGGTTACGTGTCCCCACGGCAATCTTAAAAGCTTTATTTACCCCCAATTATTTATTGCGGTTTAccggccgaaaaaaaaaataactagtaCTGTACACGtgtaaaatgaagaaatcgaAATTATTCTCGGTATTAGATCAATTCGCGATATTGCGAAACTTGCAGATGGCTTTGTAGAGGTCGTCTATGAGTCGCCATGTAATGACGTTAAACACCGGCATGATTGTACCCTCAATGGCCTACACATCACACAACAGGCGGCCCCATCTGTCTGACCAGAATTGCATATTCGAACTAATCCTCTAGCGTGACTTTAGATCAAGCATCTCCTCGGGCAATACTCCGAAGCACCTGATAACCAATTGGGATTCTAATCTGAGCCTATACCCGCGGACGGGACCTCTGTCTAGAATCACTAGATTCGCCGAGTTATTTCGTTCTCTTCACGGTGGCGCCACAGTGGGAGTGTGAGCAACTAACATTGCCCACCAGGGGATTTGAACCCCAGATCTTATTGGTGCATCTGTTCTTAAGTGACGCCCTATTCATTTCACCCACTCGCCTCCTTGACaaactacttaaaaaaatatatttactcGCAGAGAATGGAATCTGGCGAATCGATAATTAATTGATACATCGATCCTTAAATCTAAaacaatccttttttttttaagaaacttatttttacctttctgTTTTGTGTCGTTCGTtacggttttttttaattgctcgCAATCAAATAGTAACTATTGATCTGAGGTTTCGcttaaagaaaatattcagaaaaaatttCACGAATTCTGccaaatttttgatttgaataagATTCAGCGACGGTAACGGAGAGTCCAAGACAAAGACATTGACTATCATCTAATTTTTTCGAGTGACAGGAATTCGGTAGTTGAATCACTTAATCAATctgatccccccccccaaaaaaaaaaatcgcacaTTTTTTCcgaaaataatagaaataagatTCACTGTAGAGAAATAACCtacgttttgatttttgaacattcgattcatttctcattttttaattagaaatttgGTCCCCTCGGGTCCCCTTAAATTTTCAGTCGATAAAACGATGTCTGATTTTCCCCGATTACTATCACCCGACGGTGAACCCTTTTAATCGAACGTAGTTACTCGTGAAATTTCGTCAGCACACGCGTGTGAGTGGGCGTAAAGCAGCTGGTGCGGGCGGCTCCCGCACGCAGTGCCATTTCCCCTGACCGCACATGAAATTCACTTAGCATCGATCAACAGCTTAGGTTAAGGCATTAATGCGGGGGAAAAAACCAGGAAGTTTATTGTCCACGAATGCGTATTATTACccacaaaaaatcaaatatctaTTTCAAGGGGTGGACTAATATGACTGTTGACGTATCGATTCACATGAACATGCGCACGTTAATCTTtttgggagaaaagaaaaataaagtaagACAACTTTCTTGAATGAAATACATGGAAAAAAGGTACTGTttgatgaatgatgaatgcaaacattttttccgaTTGACTTGAGACGGAATTAGGTAAATCCATCGCTTTTAAGCTCAGCTCAACATAATCGAAAATAGATTTCTTTGTAGTAAAACCTTTAGATGTATCGtgggaggtttttttttttttttacattggcGTTGTttaacaaaacttttttttcctttacaaGCAAGTGTAATATTTGTGTTCTTGTATTGTTTATATGAAATAACCAGAACATAACCTCTGCGTAAAAGTAATTCGTCATAAGTTGATAACTTACtagtgacaaaaaaaattttaccgtTCAAATTTATTGCAATTCACCACCGCCAACTATGGGGTAATCTTCAATGCCTCTTACTCCGCCTTTTTGTAGGGAGTTATCAGTGTCGATTAAAGAACAATTAAGTTAACTAAAGAATTTGATTGATATACaacgtttgtttttgttacgACGATTCTTGAACCCAAGTGACGTCTAAATTAATGTATTTCAGTGCATGTTGccattattttgtattttcatcaAGAGTCTAACCGCTGTTTTGTTCTGTAAAACGAGAGCACACCTTTTCCGATATTCCCCAAAATTTGACCGGGATTGCCTTGCTTGAATGGACAACGTAGGGttatcaaaaatgaaagaaaagcgatatgtatatgtataatatatatcCCTACTCTACTTTCAGATCCCTCGAATTCCCTAGAAGTGATTTCTTTCTTAGGGCAACGTAGAGTCTTCAAGATTGtaagaaaaaccaatttaTTCCTACTCTACTTTCAGATttctcaaatttactttttacaattttttttttttttttttgtgacaaAGATATATGAGCTCTCTATGTCAGCTCTTCCACTCACGGAAACTACTGGAAACTATAGGGTAAAAAAGCGAATTTTCGGACAGCGTTTTGTTTGTAAGCTTATATTCTTATGGCGTTTGTGTGGTGAAAGCCGATTCTTATCCAAATTccaattcttatttttaattatttatagttttcccccttttttctaaattcccaacacaaatagtatttttaaatattcgaaaaaatgtcCGGGGCATTCGCCTTTTGTCCGAAAATTCGCTTTTTTACCCTATAGTTTCCAGTAGTTTCCGTGAGTGGAAGAGCTGACACGAAGAGCTCATATATTGgtccacaacaaaaaaaaaacaaagaaacaaacaaatgtcaTAGCAAATTGAGAGATCTGAAAGTATAGAGTAggaaatatttatataattggtttttctttcaatcttgAAAATCTACGTTGCCCTTAGAAAGAAATCACTTCTAGGGAATTCGAGGGATCTGAAAGTAGAGTAGGGATGCATAATCATATACTGTACGTATcgcttttctttcatttttgataaACCCTACGTGGTCCGTTTGAAGCACGTCAATCCCCCGGTCAAAGTTTGGGGAACATTGGAAAAGGTGTGCTCTCGTTTTACAGAACAAAACAGCGGTTAGACTCTtgatgaaaatacaaaataatggCAACATGCATTGAAATACATTAATTTAGACGTCACTTGGGTTCAAGAATCGTcgtaacaaaaacaaacgttGTATATCAATCAAATTCTTTAGTTAACTTAATTGTTCTTTAATCGACACTGATAACTCCTTACAAAAAGGCGGAGTAAGACAGGCATTGAACATTACCCCATAGTTGGCGGTGGTGAATTGCAGTAAATTTGaacgattaattttttttgtcactttagcgtttcatatctatttgtttaaaattaaaatttaaagaatatGTAAGATAAACCCGCAGCAGTCTCCAAGACAAGCTATTGTCATTAAGTACGATTAAGTACTACACGGCGGATCGAATTTTCTCTTTAGCAGCTTATAGACGTCTCTCTGTTTTGAACATTCTCGattcatttcttccatttaatttaattagaaattttgtctCCTTTAATTTTCAGTTGATAAAACGTAATAAAAAGATATCCGATTTTTCCGGGTACCACACAGTCGCACACAACATGTTGTTCATGATTCCACCGAAACCCCACATCTCTTTAATTGCTCTCTTTAAAATTGTAGATGGTCATTACAGTGGCGTGCAGATTCCGAAAAGCTCCTTTTCCAAATGGCGATTGAATCATCAATGACTTTCGAAATGTGCATTGGGGTAAGTGAATAAAATTCAGGTTAAATTCCTTTCTTGGCAACAAGAGTCgatcgtatttttttttgtttgagaaCTGATTTCGAATTTGATCGATCTATTCCGTTGATTTCTCTTTCAATGACGTTCTCCTTTTATGAGCAAAAGATGGCGTCTCTCAGTCacacagttctttttttagaaagaatgGTTTCATTTGTAATCAAATAGAAAGAATAGAC
The window above is part of the Daphnia pulex isolate KAP4 chromosome 3, ASM2113471v1 genome. Proteins encoded here:
- the LOC124190973 gene encoding uncharacterized protein LOC124190973 isoform X3, producing MKHEKHVQKRKRAEGEFTVPPPQPVINLPTIRLPASELPTSSTATRHQPMVVRPSTSFYPSCPDYRVNFDLVATGKKLPTERAPKVAKNEAVKSASATTSASKAEHDRAKLQEAQWKKLKTDPVKLYGWYKTHWDYHGLDKNPY
- the LOC124190973 gene encoding uncharacterized protein LOC124190973 isoform X1, with translation MDFTLEEVRGILDEMGLKNVPDNHLEQFAKDLKHLMKHEKHVQKRKRAEGEFTVPPPQPVINLPTIRLPASELPTSSTATRHQPMVVRPSTSFYPSCPDYRVNFDLVATGKKLPTERAPKVAKNEAVKSASATTSASKAEHDRAKLQEAQWKKLKTDPVKLYGWYKTHWDYHGLDKNPY
- the LOC124190973 gene encoding uncharacterized protein LOC124190973 isoform X2, giving the protein MDFTLEEVRGILDEMGLKNVPDNHLEQFAKDLKHLMKHEKHVQKRKRAEGEFTVPPPQPVINLPTIRLPASELPTSSTATRHQPMVVRPSTSFYPSCPEVNFDLVATGKKLPTERAPKVAKNEAVKSASATTSASKAEHDRAKLQEAQWKKLKTDPVKLYGWYKTHWDYHGLDKNPY